The Myxococcaceae bacterium JPH2 nucleotide sequence GTCACAGGTCCCCTCGTCGATGAGCGCCAGGGCTTCGCCCAGGGCCGCCGCGCTGGAGGCACACGCGGCGCTCACCGTCAGCACGGGGCCGCGCGCGCCCGTCACGCCCGCGAGCATCCGCGCCGGCACACCCAGCACATCCTCGGGTGGCGTCGCGCCTTGCGCCCACGCCCGCGTCGCCAACTCCAACGCGCCCTTCGTCGTCCCCACCACCACGCCCCGCCGCGCATCCGGCGTCAGCGCGCGGCCCGCGAGCGCCTCGGCGGCGGCGGCCAACACGAGACGCGAGGCCCGATCCTCGGGCACCACGTCCCCCAGGCTTCGCGCCACCGTGAGCAGCTCCGCATCGGGTGGAGCCTCGGCCGCGAGCGAGCTGCACAGCCCCTCGGCGGAGAAGCGGGTCAACGGCCGGATGGCACTGTGGCCTTCGAGCACCGCGGCCAGGAGCCGCGCGCGACCCAGGCCATGTCCAGTGACAGCGCCAATCGAGGTGATTGCAGCGGGCATGCGCGTGGGAGGTGTATCACCGCCTCGGCCTCAGGTGCGCTCGCCGTGCGTCGCCATCGACTGGACGATGAGCGAACGCACCCGGCTCGCCACGGCCTTGGGCTCCCCCTCCACGGGGACGGGGGGAAGAATCTGCACCCGGATGTGGCCCTTGAAGCCAAAGAGGAAGCGCCCCTTGGCCACCACGCCGTGGCTGCCGGAGATGGATACGGGCAGCACCGGCACGCCCGCGCGCGCCGCCAGCACGAAGGGCCCTTGCCCGAAGCGCAGCACCTCTCCGTCGTACGAGCGCGTCCCCTCGGGGAAGACGAGGATGCTCACCCCGCGCCGCAGCCACGCCTGGCAACGCGAGAGCACCCGCTCCGCGCCCCCCGCCTCACCCCGTCCGGACGGCACGTGCCCGGACAGCCGGAGCTGGAGCCCCACCGGCGGCAGCCAGAACACGGACGCCTTGGCGATTGTCTTCACCGGCGACACCAGGGCCAGCATCAGCGGGATGTCCGCCACGGATTGATGGTTGGGACAGATGACGAACGGACCCGCACCCGCCACGCGCAGGTGCTCCAGCCCCACCACCTCGATGCCAATGCCGGGCATGACCCACAGCACGCCCTTGCCCCAGAGCTGGTTGAGCCGCTCCATCATCCGTCGCTGCGGATCCACCCACGGATTGAAGGGGATGCTGAGCACCAGACCGACCAGCGACAACACCAGCCCGGAGAGCGCCACCCACGACCAGAGCAGGAACGACAACACGCCGCGCAGGAGCGGCTGCTCGGTGATGTGCGGGGCCGCGCGCGGGCTCGGGCGCGGCGGTGGGATGGAATCCTCGCGTGATATGTTGTCGGCCCTCATGCCTGTCCTCATCCCGTTCCTCGCCGCCTGGATGCTCCAGGCAACGCCCGCCTCATCCGCGGAGCCCGCCCCGCGTGAACTGACAGCGCTGCGTGACTCGCTGGCCCGAACGCAGAAGCTCTCCGCTCGATTCAAGCAGACACGCCACTGGGCGGCGCTGCAGGACGCGCTCGTAACCCAGGGCACCATCCAATACCAGAAGGGCGGACGGTTGGTATGGCACACCGAAGCCCCCTCGAAGAGTGAGCTCATCCTCGAAGGCAGCACGGCCACCCTGCGCTACCCCGCCCTGGGGACCACCCAAGCCATCGACTTCTCGGCCGAGCCCGCCATGGGCCGCGTCTTCGAGAGCATCAAGGCCGTGGTGGAGGCGGACCTGGAGCGCCTGCGGCCCCTGTTCGAGCTGGCAGTCGAGCGCAAGGCCCCCCTGAGCCTCGCCCTCAAGCCGCGCGCCTCGGAGCTGGCCAGCGTCGTGGAGCGCATCCACCTGGAGTTCGACGCCGACTTCCGCCTCACCCGCGTCGTCCTCGAAGAGCCCGGCGGCGACCACACGGAGATCGCCTTCTCCGCCCACGTCATCCAGCCGGTGGCCAAGCCGTGAAGCTCCGACTCGCGACCTGGGCCCTCGTGCTCACCACCTGGGTCGGCTGCGCGCACCCGGCCGCCGTCGTCCCTCCGCCCGAGAAGCTCCCGCCGCTCGAGTCCGTCGACGCGGCGAGCGCGGCGCTCACCGCCCTGCACGAGCACGAGCCCGCGACCTTCAAGATGGTCCACCAGGTGGTGGCGCGCCACGACGGCAAGTCCTACGTGATGACGGGCTACCTGCTCGGCCGCGAGGACGGCGCCTTCCGCGTGTCCGCCGCCGCGGACATGGGCC carries:
- a CDS encoding 1-acyl-sn-glycerol-3-phosphate acyltransferase — translated: MRADNISREDSIPPPRPSPRAAPHITEQPLLRGVLSFLLWSWVALSGLVLSLVGLVLSIPFNPWVDPQRRMMERLNQLWGKGVLWVMPGIGIEVVGLEHLRVAGAGPFVICPNHQSVADIPLMLALVSPVKTIAKASVFWLPPVGLQLRLSGHVPSGRGEAGGAERVLSRCQAWLRRGVSILVFPEGTRSYDGEVLRFGQGPFVLAARAGVPVLPVSISGSHGVVAKGRFLFGFKGHIRVQILPPVPVEGEPKAVASRVRSLIVQSMATHGERT
- a CDS encoding outer membrane lipoprotein carrier protein LolA; translated protein: MPVLIPFLAAWMLQATPASSAEPAPRELTALRDSLARTQKLSARFKQTRHWAALQDALVTQGTIQYQKGGRLVWHTEAPSKSELILEGSTATLRYPALGTTQAIDFSAEPAMGRVFESIKAVVEADLERLRPLFELAVERKAPLSLALKPRASELASVVERIHLEFDADFRLTRVVLEEPGGDHTEIAFSAHVIQPVAKP